In Drosophila yakuba strain Tai18E2 chromosome X, Prin_Dyak_Tai18E2_2.1, whole genome shotgun sequence, a single genomic region encodes these proteins:
- the LOC6525887 gene encoding transmembrane protein 185B, with the protein MNLESLFRDFNPCKFIVHCSLFTFVTLFALRLDNFIDWPYWAIFTPLWIWKCTAILGAIVGAIVWCRYPHYRLEGDAYTQFKAMLISLALHLILLMFELLACDKLTSDRHLWVLVFIPLIFGSVVSVGACVWAVKHDRSFELELFLAVNALQFVSLPLKLDRFVYWNWDVVFVPMWIVICLSLVSVLYNIIFCGIMMRTPEVSLQQKKAALNAAVGNICTVLPLLCFQVVICDKLDGELKFPYIVVFSPLLVSIMALIILSSSAKGGNMWWFGIRKSFSQFLLSAMPFLQEYGNISYHPETHSNAAQSMPLDAASSSTSMAASEQLHEFNKHEKKGKKGAKNDILKPVVPFVSIDLPD; encoded by the exons CAACTTTATAG ATTGGCCCTACTGGGCGATTTTCACACCACTGTGGATATGGAAATGCACCGCCATCCTGGGTGCCATCGTGGGCGCCATTGTGTGGTGTCGGTATCCACATTATCGGCTGGAGGGCGACGCCTACACGCAGTTCAAAGCGATGCTCATCTCGCTGGCCCTGCACCTGATCCTGCTGATGTTTGAGCTGCTGGCCTGCGATAAGCTGACCTCGGACCGACATCTGTGGGTGCTGGTCTTCATTCCGCTGATCTTCGGCTCGGTGGTGAGTGTGGGCGCCTGTGTGTGGGCCGTCAAGCACGATCGCTCCTTCGAACTGGAGCTCTTCCTGGCGGTCAACGCGCTTCAGTTTGTCTCACTGCCGCTGAAGCTGGATCGCTTTGTCTACTGGAACTGGGACGTGGTGTTCGTGCCCATGTGGATAGTTATATGCCTGAGCCTGGTCAGCGTATTGTACAACATCATCTTTTGTGGCATCATGATGCGTACGCCAGAGGTCTCGCTGCAGCAGAAGAAGGCGGCATTAAACGCAGCCGTGGGCAACATCTGCACGGTGCTTCCACTGCTCTGCTTTCAG GTGGTCATTTGCGACAAGCTGGACGGCGAGCTGAAGTTCCCGTACATCGTGGTATTTTCGCCTCTGCTGGTCTCCATTATGGCGCTAATCATTCTCAGCTCTTCGGCAAAGGGCGGCAACATGTGGTGGTTCGGCATCCGCAAGTCCTTTAGCCAGTTCCTTTTATCCGCGATGCCGTTCCTGCAGGAGTACGGCAACATCAGTTACCATCCGGAAACCCACAGCAATGCCGCACAATCCATGCCGCTGGACGCAGCGTCCTCGTCGACGAGCATGGCGGCCAGCGAGCAGCTGCACGAGTTCAACAAGCACGAGAAGAAGGGCAAGAAGGGGGCCAAGAATGACATCCTCAAGCCAGTGGTACCGTTCGTCAGCATCGACCTGCCGGACTAG
- the LOC6525888 gene encoding post-GPI attachment to proteins factor 2-like — protein sequence MQQSTGAATSSAPDSGMGATDLVSRCGGDGGGGGGNSCSGGSSDPAAINTTTISSKQTDARKPQEEQVAIHYLASFHELCVVTALLPLVTLFTCFVTAYVFQYDDVHETHCRVYNIIPSISAITGVSPQRYFWRFSIALHIGPRIPIAFVYKNYYRSQLRRISPAQVPQTSLLITLILVLNCIEIASLGGVTYISNRENYPVHERIFITFMICSLCYMLATIKLNGILNAGQELSEKQRLSIKWKKILFAVSILSTVGLLVFFAKHRFYCHDLAFSWFAFFEYLIAIANMLFHFTIIWDFPSQFMMIVQGPRENLAQYLSNRPKVD from the exons ATGCAGCAGAGCACCGGAGCGGCGACGTCATCCGCGCCAGATAGCGGGATGGGTGCGACGGACCTGGTGTCCAGGTGCGGTGGCGACGGCGGCGGAGGTGGCGGGAACAGCTGCTCCGGCGGATCCAGCGACCCAGCAGCG ATTAACACAACAACGATTAGCTCCAAGCAGACGGATGCGAGGAAGCcgcaggaggagcaggtggcCATCCACTACCTGGCCAGCTTCCACGAGCTGTGCGTGGTGACCGCCCTGCTGCCGCTGGTGACGCTCTTCACGTGCTTCGTGACCGCCTACGTCTTCCAGTACGACGATGTCCACGAGACACATTGCCGC GTCTACAACATTATACCCTCGATAAGTGCAATTACCGGAGTCAGTCCGCAGCGCTACTTCTGGCGCTTCAGCATCGCGCTCCACATCGGACCGCGGATCCCCATCGCCTTCGTATACAAGAACTACTACCGCTCGCAGCTGCGTCGGATCAGTCCCGCCCAGGTGCCTCAGACCAGCCTGCTCATCACGCTGATCCTGGTGCTCAACTGCATCGAGATCGCGTCCCTGGGCGGCGTCACCTATATATCGAATCGCGAGAACTACC CCGTTCACGAGCGCATCTTCATCACGTTCATGATCTGCTCGCTGTGCTACATGCTGGCCACCATCAAGCTGAACGGCATCCTCAATGCCGGCCAGGAGCTTAGCGAAAAGCAGCGCCTGTCCATCAAGTGGAAGAAGATCCTCTTCGCCGTCTCCATCCTGAGCACCGTCGGCCTGCTGGTGTTCTTTGCCAAACATCGCTTCTACTGTCACGACTTGG CCTTCAGTTGGTTCGCGTTCTTCGAGTACTTGATCGCCATCGCCAACATGCTGTTCCACTTCACCATCATCTGGGATTTCCCCTCGCAGTTCATGATGATCGTGCAGGGACCCCGCGAGAATCTCGCCCAGTATTTGAGCAACCGGCCGAAGGTGGACTAG
- the LOC6525889 gene encoding uncharacterized protein LOC6525889 — MSLPPEDADLSTRSAHESAFRVESNGSPVRVVGSPAGQRIPASPAAHPTEIQRVSHADSRCSTTPSRGNSLVRQNRSEEAAAVAAAAQLPWAENQGHTPLSPSRGNSLGPHLLPAEPASANSTTNAYSSPSGDSRFAFPNQNYSPLLPRCVAVPNQHYSPAGSPLHRLQELQNCQLTDSPIRLRFPSPLLGNSDGPLFTPNQLTPNSNRRAGLQIEFEQNHQLTYPIQQVSQQRASTNQQQNIQLVSELQPLHYQVHEHPIVTQIQEETHQVVPEIQIKNIQDQDEQTDTHVQKQNNNESDIQELDQKLECVVPGQNHPIVTKAQEQNDQTITEIQEENQIPVETDIQVQSSQILTEIQEQNHQTITEIQEESPIVFEIQEKNLPFEAEIQEQDQQTETEIPKESFQLASPVVTDIQVESHQIVTVIKDENLNFATDNQEQDLQTITEIQEKKQQIVSEFGQEHVQQTAEIQTESLQLASEIEEQGLQIVTEIQQQNHENVTEVQEESFQFTPDTQNQNPDQPTVFIEIQEENPQFAFGNHEQEAQAITGNKKEHHELSQENLQFVTDTQEQVQQTTTEFQQENLQFATYIQEQSELLKPEDHQEEQLEEPQDLLAIQIQKISAQLAPEFEEYNRRLASVCQEEDQQVYSEDSEDQESEEEEQYDENFAGESFGDQLEVSSENSFEVESVSDISEVQREGEVAYQTGPTEGRQHQYLGFEREVPFPPPEARPSPTPEDISDSASPAHGEQLDSGNPSIECIRKTFKLIREISDSLIADPEQPQAQTHRLSIFLLRQKLADVCHKVLSEALHGQATEQSVSLLREIFVCDEQNKPAQQLSGRRSTKPSVSQQDISMGLEILKRLRDLLSGWYTSKDGESDTGESGTGFEARNGKGRGSDRQPENSFSPRKRRNQEESPRLIKYRRVDNSFPRYITNETAEDLIPNKSMAERDQPQSSKRLSIFNPPVYTQHRVRNEAPYIPTPFDLSDDEEPSQTFANAGPSARPLTYSDAVRLGQNGFGESRVNGHSNHTMRRAPAQVEKSILTHEMERMEHEQYINLIHTVAHSSSVSSRFVKPGAPPPLQRIDSQAATWSSVLRGNQSHVSKSPSLSHANRELTEYAKLIDRKAGQENRTPVSPQLLQSPSNSAASHASTISSSGSSSGSSSCSTCSSSDSDAPTTSVTDGSEDKKANEANNSVASQPLNAKPTRLTKTDSLHRRFASCVYLKDDFAEQFKARAARRQEETKHLLGLAEQQANQSRDERRAYELKLRENIFQYRIPHKPIFVIGPLDKAVEKKVTKLIPLTKELDDRFYEMTDKDKSMELIFKFNLHITSEDIRTFVDGEWLNDEVINFYMSLLTERSEKRAGELPATYAMNTFFVPRLLQAGHAGVKRWTRKVDLFSKDIIPVPVHCNGVHWCMAIIHLRNKTIRYYDSMGKPNQPVLDALEKYLREESLDKRKQPFDTSGFVIESVQNIPQQLNGSDCGVFSCMFAEYITRDVPITFSQSEMLYFRKKMALEIADGELWQ, encoded by the exons ATGTCGCTGCCTCCCGAGGACGCCGATTTGTCCACCAGATCCGCACACGAATCCGCATTCCGCGTGGAAAGCAATGGGTCGCCAGTCCGAGTAGTCGGTTCGCCAGCAGGCCAGCGAATTCCCGCGTCGCCAGCAGCACATCCAACCGAGATTCAACGCGTCTCTCATGCGGACTCACGTTGCAGCACGACCCCAAGTCGGGGCAACTCGTTGGTAAGACAGAACAGATCggaagaagcagcagccgTTGCCGCAGCGGCACAGCTCCCTTGGGCGGAGAATCAAGGACACACGCCATTGTCGCCATCGCGGGGCAATTCGCTTGGACCGCACTTGTTGCCAGCTGAACCGGCATCCGCCAATTCGACAACCAATGCGTACTCCTCGCCTTCAGGGGATTCACGATTTGCGTTCCCGAACCAGAACTActcgccgctgctgccgcggTGTGTCGCAGTTCCAAATCAGCATTACTCACCAGCTGGATCGCCATTACACCGTCTCCAGGAGCTGCAGAACTGTCAACTGACGGATTCGCCGATTAGACTGCGTTTCCCCTCCCCCTTGCTAGGCAACTCTGACGGGCCTCTGTTCACGCCAAACCAACTAACGCCCAACTCCAATCGTAGAGCTGGTTTACAGATTGAGTTTGAGCAAAACCACCAGCTCACATATCCCATACAGCAGGTCAGCCAGCAGCGGGCATCGACCAACCAGCAACAAAACATTCAGCTCGTATCGGAACTCCAGCCGCTACACTACCAGGTCCATGAACACCCGATTGTAACCCAGATACAGGAGGAAACCCACCAGGTTGTCCCCGaaatccaaataaaaaatatccaaGACCAAGACGAGCAAACTGATACTCATGTtcagaaacaaaacaacaacgaatCTGATATTCAGGAGCTGGATCAGAAACTTGAATGTGTAGTCCCAGGACAAAATCACCCGATTGTAACTAAGGCTCAGGAACAAAATGATCAGACTATAACCGAGATTCAGGAGGAAAACCAGATTCCTGTTGAAACTGATATACAGGTACAAAGTTCTCAGATTCTAACCGAGATCCAGGAGCAAAATCATCAGACTATAACAGAGATCCAGGAGGAAAGCCCGATTGTCTTTGAAATCCAAGAGAAAAATCTCCCGTTTGAAGCTGAAATTCAGGAGCAAGACCAACAGACAGAAACCGAAATCCCAAAAGAAAGTTTTCAGCTAGCATCTCCGGTTGTAACTGATATACAGGTAGAAAGTCATCAGATTGTAACCGTGATCAAGGATGAAAATCTAAACTTCGCAACTGATAATCAGGAGCAAGATCTCCAGACTATAACCGAAATTCAGGAGAAAAAACAACAGATTGTAAGCGAATTCGGTCAGGAACACGTCCAGCAAACAGCCGAAATCCAGACGGAAAGTCTTCAGCTCGCATCTGAAATCGAGGAGCAAGGTCTGCAGATTGTTACTGAGATTCAGCAACAAAATCATGAAAATGTAACCGAGGTACAGGAGGAAAGTTTCCAGTTTACGCCTGATACACAGAACCAGAATCCAGATCAGCCGACTGTATTTATTGAAATCCAGGAGGAAAATCCGCAGTTCGCATTTGGTAATCACGAGCAAGAAGCGCAGGCTATAACCGGAAATAAAAAGGAACACCACGAGCTTTCGCAGGAAAATCTCCAGTTTGTAACTGACACACAGGAGCAAGTCCAGCAGACAACAACCGAGTTCCAGCAGGAGAATCTCCAGTTTGCCACTTATATCCAGGAGCAAAGCGAGCTTCTCAAACCGGAAGACCATCAGGAGGAACAACTGGAAGAGCCGCAAGACCTGCTTGCTATCCAGATCCAAAAGATAAGTGCGCAGCTTGCACCCGAATTTGAAGAGTACAACCGACGGCTGGCATCTGTGTGTCAGGAGGAGGACCAACAGGTTTATTCTGAGGATTCCGAGGATCAAGAATctgaggaggaggagcagtaCGACGAGAACTTTGCTGGTGAATCCTTCGGAGATCAATTGGAAGTATCATCGGAAAACAGTTTTGAGGTCGAATCAGTGAGCGACATATCCGAAGTCCAACGGGAGGGAGAAGTGGCCTATCAAACAGGGCCTACTGAAGGCCGCCAGCATCAGTACTTGGGTTTTGAACGCGAGGTGCCATTCCCTCCCCCTGAGGCTCGACCATCACCTACTCCAGAAGATATATCAGACTCCGCTTCACCTGCGCATGGCGAGCAGCTAGATTCGGGCAATCCCAGCATCGAGTGTATTCGCAAAACCTTCAAACTCATTCGCGAGATCTCCGATAGTCTGATTGCCGATCCAGAGCAACCCCAAGCCCAAACCCACCGCCTGTCCATTTTCCTTCTGCGCCAGAAGCTGGCCGATGTATGCCATAAGGTTCTAAGCGAAGCTTTACACGGCCAGGCCACCGAGCAGAGCGTCTCCCTGCTCAGAGAGATCTTCGTGTGCGACGAGCAAAATAAGCCAGCGCAGCAGCTATCAGGTCGACGCTCCACGAAGCCAAGCGTCAGCCAGCAAGACATTTCAATGGGCttagaaatattaaaaagacTCCGTGACTTGTTATCCGGTTGGTATACTTCCAAAGACGGTGAATCTGACACCGGCGAGAGCGGAACGGGATTCGAGGCTCGAAACGGAAAAGGTCGTGGGTCCGACCGCCAGCCGGAAAACAGTTTTTCACCCCGGAAAAGACG CAACCAAGAAGAGAGCCCTCGTCTGATCAAGTATCGGCGTGTGGACAACAGCTTTCCCCGCTACATAACGAATGAGACTGCTGAGGACCTGATTCCCAACAAGTCCATGGCCGAGCGGGATCAGCCACAGAGCTCGAAGCGGCTCTCAATATTCAATCCGCCGGTATACACGCAGCACCGGGTGCGCAATGAAGCCCCCTACATACCCACCCCATTTGACCTCTCAGACGATGAGGAGCCGTCCCAGACATTTGCCAACGCTGGGCCATCAGCCAGGCCCCTGACTTACTCGGATGCAGTGCGTCTAGGTCAGAATGGCTTTGGCGAGTCCCGTGTAAATGGGCACTCTAACCATACGATGCGCAGAGCACCAGCTCAGGTGGAGAAAAGTATTCTGACCCACGAAATGGAGCGCATGGAGCATGAGCAGTATATCAACCTTATCCATACCGTGGCCCACAGTAGTTCCGTGAGCAGTCGCTTCGTCAAGCCAGGAGCCCCGCCGCCGCTTCAGCGGATTGATTCCCAGGCGGCAACCTGGAGCTCCGTACTGCGTGGCAACCAATCTCATGTATCGAAGTCGCCGTCACTAAGCCATGCTAACCGTGAGCTTACAGAGTACGCCAAATTGATTGACCGTAAGGCGGGGCAGGAGAACAGGACTCCGGTATCGCCGCAGCTATTACAAAGCCCTAGCAATAGCGCCGCCAGCCATGCATCCACTATTTCCAGCAGCGGATCCTCCTCCGGCAGTTCCTCCTGTTCAACTTGCTCGTCTTCTGATTCTGATGCTCCGACCACTTCCGTTACTGATGGCTCGGAGGACAAGAAAGCCAACGAAGCCAACAACAG TGTCGCATCACAGCCGTTAAACGCCAAACCCACCCGGCTCACCAAGACAGATTCCTTGCACCGTCGTTTCGCCAGTTGCGTCTACCTTAAGGATGACTTCGCGGAGCAATTTAAAGCAAGAGCAGCGCGACGTCAAGAGGAAACCAAACATCTTCTTGGACTAGCTGAACAGCA GGCTAATCAAAGCCGAGATGAACGCCGTGCCTATGAACTGAAACTGCGGGAAAACATATTCCAATATCGCATACCCCACAAGCCCATTTTTGTCATCGGACCACTGGACAAGGCAGTCGAGAAGAAGGTGACCAAGCTCATTCCGCTAACAAAGGAGCTTGACGATCGCTTTTACGAAATGACTGACAAGGACAAATCAATG gaacttatttttaaattcaaccTACACATAACTAGCGAAGACATACGCACTTTTGTTGATGGAGAATGGCTTAACGACGAGGTCATCAATTTCTACATGTCCTTGCTGACAGAACGCTCAGAGAAGCGAGCTGGCGAACTGCCCGCCACTTACGCCATGAACACATTCTTCGTGCCCCGCCTCCTGCAGGCTGGGCATGCTGGCGTTAAGCGCTGGACTCGCAAAGTGGACTTGTTCAGCAAGGACATAATCCCGGTGCCAGTGCACTGCAACGGAGTCCACTGGTGCATGGCCATCATTCACTTGCGCAACAAGACCATCCGTTATTATGACTCCATGGGAAAGCCGAACCAGCCAGTCCTGGACGCTCTAGAGAAATATCTGCGCGAGGAGTCACTAGATAAGCGCAAGCAGCCGTTTGACACCAGCGGTTTCGTGATTGAGAGCGTGCAGAATATACCACAGCAATTGAATGGTAGCGATTGCGGCGTCTTCAGCTGCATGTTTGCCGAGTATATAACGCGTGATGTACCGATAACCTTCTCCCAGTCGGAAATGCTTTACTTCCGCAAGAAGATGGCTCTGGAGATCGCCGACGGAGAGTTGTGGCAGTAA
- the LOC6525890 gene encoding uncharacterized protein LOC6525890: MATSAISGVGGGGGVGSGVGVAATSPVRRSTARATAGIQRRRVVKKHIQQKYMLCGFAIHAFLATPAYLYGNVVESDKDLVLRIWPAIVYQATGELCRSIMEHLDTEYSGRSRETTQYRRVFLLATLIACVSLMISGILFSSAWIVVTTTTQVVAIVFYGCFAGIGSSLYLWKTHVILEAVRPREDKYVRKTIHLCGEAFCQLFLSFVFTSLRTLYGTAQSIVLMSALLVNLIPLSLIITKHREDAFTTKRISVIKAETGFAALPLRAALAANLVADQLDGLDTHTWRNPATTEMATPSAAVAAAVVVDTHSNYMLATDEAYVTYLNPNGVEIMEIIPEEDETVSMMRSSNATIDNYAMSASQTSHKSLSNGRLYPLTPQHPLAAGTGTGTGSSSPLPPDYANLRRIRRMSRAVTTHLWWNLLDKIAMPLQQALLVPQLYATTLLLSADIFSYVMCLTVLPGLAVSHHALKNAEIPFLFSLLAFPWMCFSLMTPRFGTSLYKRKLQWHTLGSLCKCLALIFISFSTSKLLLSVSAVLLGFGQVVTAFLQELVFQMGMTRANWTAIRRPVHFTNGLLVLLWGALAHWVVERYSFQATVGLAGALYGSTSLLWNFLFFCCQGKD; this comes from the exons ATGGCAACCTCAGCGATTAGCGGggtgggcggcggcggcggtgtCGGTTccggcgtgggcgtggctgccaCCAGTCCAGTGCGACGTTCCACCGCCAGAGCCACCGCCGGAATCCAGAGACGCAGGGTGGTCAAGAagcacatccagcagaagTACATGCTCTGCGGCTTCGCCATACAC GCTTTCCTGGCCACACCCGCCTATCTGTACGGGAACGTGGTGGAGTCCGACAAGGATCTGGTGCTGAGGATCTGGCCGGCGATCGTTTACCAGGCCACCGGGGAGCTCTGCCGCTCGATCATGGAGCACTTGGACACAGAGTACAGTGGCAGATCGAGGGAGACGACGCAGTACCGAAGGGTCTTCCTTCTGGCCACGCTCATCGCCTGCGTCTCGCTGATGATCAGTGGGATACTGTTCTCCTCCGCCTGGATCGTGGTCACCACCACCACACAGGTGGTGGCCATTGTCTTCTACGGCTGCTTTGCAG GTATCGGCTCCAGCTTGTACCTGTGGAAGACGCACGTCATCCTGGAGGCAGTGCGTCCGCGGGAGGACAAGTACGTACGCAAGACGATCCACCTGTGCGGCGAGGCCTTCTGCCAGCTGTTCCTCTCGTTCGTGTTCACCAGCCTGCGCACCCTCTACGGCACCGCCCAGTCCATCGTGCTGATGTCCGCCCTGCTGGTGAACCTCATCCCGCTGAGCCTGATCATCACCAAGCATCGCGAGGATGCCTTCACCACAAAGCGGATATCGGTGATCAAGGCGGAGACGGGATTCGCCGCACTGCCGCTGCGAGCCGCACTGGCGGCCAACTTGGTGGCAGATCAGCTGGACGGATTGGACACGCACACCTGGCGAAATCCGGCCACCACCGAAATGGCCACGCCCAGTGCAGCTGTCGCTGCCGCCGTTGTGGTGGACACCCACAGCAACTACATGCTGGCCACCGATGAGGCGTACGTGACGTATCTCAATCCCAACGGGGTCGAGATCATGGAAATCATACCCGAGGAGGATGAGACGGTGTCCATGATGCGGTCGAGCAATGCGACCATCGACAACTACGCCATGTCCGCCTCGCAGACGTCGCACAAGTCCCTGTCCAATGGACGTCTCTATCCACTAACGCCCCAGCATCCTTTGGCCGCGGGAACGGGAACCGGAACAGGTAGCTCCTCACCCCTTCCTCCCGACTATGCCAACCTG CGCCGCATACGGCGAATGTCGCGGGCGGTGACCACGCACCTGTGGTGGAATCTGCTGGACAAGATCGCCATGCCGCTGCAGCAGGCGCTGCTGGTGCCGCAGCTGTACGCCACCACGCTGCTCCTCTCTGCGGACATCTTCAGCTACGTGATGTGCCTGACGGTGCTGCCCGGACTGGCGGTGAGCCACCATGCGCTGAAGAACGCCGAGATCCCGTTCCTCTTCTCGCTGCTGGCCTTCCCCTGGATGTGCTTCTCCCTGATGACTCCGCGCTTCGGGACGAGCCTCTACAAGCGGAAGCTCCAGTGGCATACGCTGGGCAGCCTCTGCAAGTGCCTGGCACTGATCT TCATCAGCTTTTCCACCTCCAAGCTGCTGCTTAGCGTGTCCGCCGTGCTGCTGGGATTCGGCCAGGTGGTGACCGCCTTTCTGCAGGAGCTGGTCTTTCAAATGGGCATGACGCGAGCCAACTGGACGGCCATCCGCCGGCCGGTGCACTTCACCAACGGCCTTCTGGTGCTGCTGTGGGGCGCGTTGGCCCACTGGGTGGTGGAGCGGTACTCCTTCCAGGCCACCGTGGGACTGGCGGGCGCACTCTACGGATCAACCTCGCTGCTCTGGAACTTCCTCTTCTTCTGCTGCCAGGGCAAGGATTGA